The Bradyrhizobium betae genomic interval GATGGCGCTGCCGCAGCTCGCCTTGCAGCCACCAGGTGATGGTGGCGCGGCGGTGGTCGAGCAAGCCGGCTCCGGCCAGCAGGAAAACGCCGCTGCAAAACGCGCCGATCAGCCGGCCGTTGGCATGTTGCTGCCGCAGCCATGCGCCGGCCCGGGCATATTGCGGTTGCAGGCGCTCGGCCGTGACGTGATCGACGAGGTTGCCGGGGACGATGATCGCGTCGAAGCTGGCGCGTTTGCCGATCGCGCCGTCGACCGAGACCATCTGGCCGCCACCGGCGCGCACGGCCTTGCTGTCGAGCGAAAGCGTCTGCCATGTGAAGCGCGAGCCTGCGCCGGTCTGCTGCATCACATGATTGGCGATCGACAGGACGTCGGCGATCCCCGCGATCGCCGAATGCATGCAGCCTTCCAATGCCAATATTGCGAGCTTCATGGGACCTCCAGGCGGTTGCGTCGATCCTATCCGATCGGCGCGGGGCCGCGTGGCGGAAATTGCCCGATGTCTGTCTTATCCGCCACTGCCTTCACGAGCATGTCCGGTCCAGTCTCGCGCCGTCGTCACGACGCGACATGATTGGAGAGACATATGCCTTACATCACCATTTCCACCGTGCGCGGCATCCTGGATGCCGAGCAGAAGAAGACCCTGCTCGCGCGCGTCACCGACCTGATGGTCGAGGTCGAAGGGCATGGCAGCGCGGACTTCCGCCGCAACGTCTGGGTCAGGATCGACGAGCAGGAGCCGGCGCATTGGTCGCTCGGCGGCACGCAGCCGACGCCGGAGGTCATCGCGCAGACATTCGGTGCGATCGGCGCGGACGGACGGCGGCTTGTGAAGGCGTAGTTCGCATTCGCCCTCCCAAAAACGAAAAGGCGCTTCCTTTCGGAAGCGCCTTTTGCTTGTCGGGATTATTCGAGCGGCTTAGCCCGAGTAGTACATGTCGAATTCGACCGGGTGCGGGGTCATTTCGAAGCGGGCGACTTCGGTCATCTTCAGCTCGATGTAAGCGTCGATGAAGTCGTCGTCGAACACGCCGCCGTTCTTGAGGAAGCCGCGGTCCTTGTCGAGGTTTTCGAGCGCCTCGCGGAGCGAGCCGCAGACGGTCGGGATCTGCTTCAGCTCTTCCTTCGGCAGGTCGTAGAGGTCCTTGTCCATCGCCGGACCCGGATCGATCTTGTTCTTGATGCCGTCGAGGCCGGCCATCAGCATCGATGCGAAGCCGAGATAGGGATTGGCGAGCGGATCGGGGAAACGCACCTCGACACGCTTGGCCTTCGGGTTCGCCGTGTAGGGGATGCGGCAGGAGGCCGAGCGGTTGCGCGCGGAATAGGCGAGCAGCACGGGAGCCTCATAGCCCGGGACCAGGCGCTTGTAGGAGTTGGTCGACGGGTTGGTGAAGGCGTTGATCGCCTTGGCGTGCTTGATGATGCCGCCGATGTAGTGGAGGCAGGTCTCCGACAGGTCGGCGTACTTGTTGCCGGCGAACACCGGCTTGCCGTCCTTCCAGATCGACTGGTGCACGTGCATGCCCGAGCCGTTGTCGCCGTAGATCGGCTTCGGCATGAAGGTGGCGGTCTTGCCGTAGATGTGCGCGACCTGGTGGATGCAGTACTTGTAGATCTGCATGTGGTCGGCCATCAGCGTCAGCGTGTCAAACTTCATGCCGAGCTCGTGCTGGGCGGAGGCGACCTCGTGATGGTGCTTCTCGACCTTGACGCCCATCTTGGCCATGGCGCCGAGCATTTCCGAGCGCATGTCCTGCACCGAGTCCTGCGGCGGGACCGGGAAGTAGCCGCCCTTGGCACGGATGCGGTGGCCGAGATTGCCGCCTTCATATTCGGTGTCGGAGTTGGTCGGCAGCTCCGAGGAGTCGAGACGGAAGCCGGTGTTGTAGGGGCCGCTGGAGAAGCGGACGTCGTCGAACACGAAGAACTCGGCTTCGGGACCGACGAACACGCTGTCGCCCACGCCCATCGACTTCACCATGGCTTCCGCCTTCTTGGCGATGCCGCGGGGGTCGCGGTTATAGGGCTCGCCGGTGGTCGGCTCGAGCACGTCGCAGGTGATGACCATGGTGGTCTCGGCGAAGAACGGATCGATCGTCGCGGTCACCGGATCGGGCATCAGGCACATGTCGGACTCGTTGATCGCCTTCCAGCCGGCGATCGAGGAGCCGTCGA includes:
- the glnA gene encoding type I glutamate--ammonia ligase; the protein is MKTAKDVLKSIKDNDVKYVDLRFTDPRGKWQHVTFDVSMIDDDIFAEGTMFDGSSIAGWKAINESDMCLMPDPVTATIDPFFAETTMVITCDVLEPTTGEPYNRDPRGIAKKAEAMVKSMGVGDSVFVGPEAEFFVFDDVRFSSGPYNTGFRLDSSELPTNSDTEYEGGNLGHRIRAKGGYFPVPPQDSVQDMRSEMLGAMAKMGVKVEKHHHEVASAQHELGMKFDTLTLMADHMQIYKYCIHQVAHIYGKTATFMPKPIYGDNGSGMHVHQSIWKDGKPVFAGNKYADLSETCLHYIGGIIKHAKAINAFTNPSTNSYKRLVPGYEAPVLLAYSARNRSASCRIPYTANPKAKRVEVRFPDPLANPYLGFASMLMAGLDGIKNKIDPGPAMDKDLYDLPKEELKQIPTVCGSLREALENLDKDRGFLKNGGVFDDDFIDAYIELKMTEVARFEMTPHPVEFDMYYSG
- a CDS encoding tautomerase family protein, which codes for MPYITISTVRGILDAEQKKTLLARVTDLMVEVEGHGSADFRRNVWVRIDEQEPAHWSLGGTQPTPEVIAQTFGAIGADGRRLVKA